ATGGCTCGCGCCATCGCGCTGCGGGATTACCTGCCGCATGTCTTCATTCTGCGTGGTCGCCGCCTGCTCTTCTCGCACGGCATCTACGCGCTGACGGGCTTCACTGCGCTCATCCTCATCATCTTCAACGGCGTCACCGATCGCCTCATCCCGCTTTACGCCATCGGCGCGTTCCTCGCGTTTACGCTGTCGCAGGCGGGCATGGTGGTGCACTGGCTGCACACCAAGGACGCCAAGCACCGCTTCGTCAAACTCTTCTTCAACGGCCTCGGCGCTGTCGCTACGGGCATCACGCTGATCGTCGTGCTGGTGGCGAAGTTCACCTCTGGCGCGTGGGTAACGGCGCTGCTCGTGCCCTTCCTCATCATCATCATGACGACGATCAAGCGCCACTATCGTCGCGTGAAGCTTGAGACCGCAGACCCCACACCGCTGCGCCTCTCCGGCCTCGAAGACCCGATCGTCATCATCCCGATGGCGCGCTGGGACAAGATCAGCGAGAAGGCCATGCGCTTCGGCCTGCTGATGAGCGAGACCGTAAAGGTTGTGCACATCCACGGCGACGAGCAGGACGCGCTCGGCTGCGTCTGGGACAAGATGGTCGCGGACCCTGTCCGCGAAGCCAACCGTACACTGCCGGAACTCATCACCGTCAGCAGCAACTACCGCACGATCCTCTCGCCGCTTATGGACTACATCCTGAAGCTCGAGGACGAGAACCCCGGTCGCAAGATCGCCGTGCTCCTGCCTGAACTTGTTGTACGCCACTGGTGGGAGAACCTGCTGCACAACCAGCGTGTGCAGATTCTCAAGCTGCTCTTGTTGCTCAAAGGCAACCAGCGCATCGTGGTCGTCAACATCCCCTGGTATCTCTAAACAATCGTCCGCACACGCAAAGGCCGCTCATCACGAGCGGCCTTTGTTGTTTCGCCGTAGAACAGGGTGCCCCCTGTTTCGCTTCACCGACGGGCGGCTGGATCAACCAAGCTCTACCCTAGCGCGCTCATTCTCCGCGCCACCGCCACGATCCTCTGCACGGCCTCATCGACATCCGCATCAACCGCATCCCGTGTCAGCGAAAAGCGCAGGCTCGCACGCGCCTGCTTCGGCTCCATCCCCATCGCGAGCAACACATGCGAAGGCTCGGTCGCTCCCGACATGCATGCCGATCCAAAGCTCGCGGCGATCCCTTGCATATCCAACGCAATCAGCAGGGACTCCGCGTCCATCAAGCCGAAGCGAAGGTTCGTAGTGTTCGCCACACGCCGCGCGTCGACGCCGTTGATCTGCACATCGCTCAACGTTGCCACGATGCCCTGCTCCAGGCGATCACGCAACGCTGCCAGTTGAGCCGCGCCCTCACCCGCGAGCCACACAGCAGCAAGCTCGGCGGCCTTGCCCAACGCTACGATGCCCGGCACATTCTCCGTGCCCGCGCGGCGCTGTCGCTCCTGCGGGCCGCCATGTTGCACCGCTGCAAGCTGCACGCCCTTGCGCACAAACAACGCGCCGGTGCCCTGTGGCGCGTAGAGCTTGTGGCCAGAGATCGACAGCAGATCGACATTCTTGAACTCACCCGACATATCGAGCGAAAGCTTGCCTGCCGCTTGCACCGCGTCCGTGTGCACCAACACACCACGCTCTTTCGCGAGGCGCGCAATCTTGCCCACAGGCTGCACGACCCCGGTCTCGTTGTTTGCGAGCATGATGCTGACGAGCTTCGTCTCTGGCCGCATCGCTGCAGCGACATCTTCCGCCAGCACCGAGCCATCCGCCTTCGGCGCAACATACGTCACCGCGACGCCACGCTTCTCCAGAGCCTCAGCCGCGTAGAGCACCGCATGATGCTCGATCTGCGTAGTGACAAGATGCGCCGGTTCGTTGCGCTCAAGGAACGGATCAAGCACTCCACGCAGCGCAAGATTGTCGCTTTCCGTGCCGCCGGAGGTGAAGACAATCTCCTTCGCCGTCGCCTGCAATAAGCGCGCTACCTGCTCGCGCGCACGCTCCACCGCAGATCGCGCTCGCTGCCCTGCCGCATGAGCAGCACTCGGGTTTCCAGAGCGCTCCGCGAAGTATGGAAGCATCGCTTCCAGTACTTCAGGCGCGACCGGCGTCGTCGCATTGGCGTCAAGATAGATTGCCTTCATCGCAACACGCCTTCATCAAGTAACAGGCTGCGGCGACGCTTCGGACGGTTCGACTTCAGCGTAAACGTGATGCCCATTGAGACCGTATCGAGCTCCAAGCGCAGGCTGCGGTTGTAGTAGCTCTGCAGCGTCACATGCGAGTTCAATGGCACGACCAGCGAGTTCGTGAAGCCGTTGTCCTCACTCACGCTGCGCCCGGTCACAAAGGTGCGATCGGGATATCCAGGCCGCGACAAGGTCGTGTAAATCTTGCCATCGCCAAGCGGCAACTGCTCATACGCCACCGACTGAAAAACCATCCGCAACGGCAGAAACACTTGGCCGCCCACCGAGAAGTGCGCCAGCGGCCCGAGCGAGGTGTAGTCCTTCGTCACCAGCCGATTGAAGAGCGAGGATGAGTCGCCACCACCAAGGTCGAGCAGGAACCCACCACGCGATGATCGTGTCTCAAAGTGGTTGTTAATGTCGAAGGTCACGCGGCCGGTGCTGAGGCCATGGTCCACATCGCCTGTCGGCACGGTCATCGAAGGCGTCAGCGTGTAGCGAAACCATTTCGGCGAGAGATTCATATGCGCCGCCAGCACGAGATCACCCAGTTCGCCGCGATGAGGCCGCAAGTCGGTCGTGTAGGTGTCCTGCACCGGCTGCGGATTCGGCTGCCCCGGCGACGGTTGCTGTTGCCGCGTCGTCGTCACCTGGTCTGCCGCCAGGCGATAGAGGTACACCGCGATGTTCGCGTCGAAGCTATAGTGCGGCGACACCGCATACGAAACCGCAGGCGTATAGAGCGTGTACCAACCTGAAGACGAGTCATGCACAGAGGTGAACGTGCTCGCTACATTGAAGCCGCTGAGGCGCGCCTTCAGGCCCGGCACATTCGGCACCGGCGACGCCAGCAGACTCGGAAGATCGGGGTCGTCCTGCGGCAACTGTTCGCTCTTCTGCGCCAGCAGCGGCGCACAGCCGAGCAACAACACGAATTGGAGTCCACGCAGGCGCAATAGAAAAGGCTCGCATCCGATTGTATCGAGTGCGAGCCTTGATTTGCTGCGGCTTAAGCTTAGGCGCTGGGCTTCGGCGGCCATTCCTTCGCCTGCGACTGACGGCTCTTGATCTCGACATAAGGCGCCGGGTAAGCAGGTCCCGTGTAGTCGGCACGCGGACGGATCAAACGGTTGTCATCGTGCTGCTCGATCACATGCGCGCACCAGCCAGCGATGCGGCTCACCGCGAAGATCGGCGTGAACAGATCAATGTCGATTCCGAGCGTCGTGTACGTCGAAGCCGAGTAGAAATCAACGTTCGCGTTCAGCTTCTTCTCTTCCTTGACGAAGAGCTCGATCTTGCGCGACATCTCATACCACTTCGGATTCGCGTCCTTACCGAGGTCTTCGCTCATGCGGCGCAGATGCGTCGCACGCGGATCTTCCGTGGTGTACACGCGGTGCCCGAAGCCGGAGATCTTTTCCTTGTTCTCCAGCATGTGCTTCACGTGCTCTACCGGGTCCTCGCCAGCCTTGTCGATGTCATAGAGCAGGTGCATCACGGCCTCGTTGGCACCGCCGTGCAGCGGTCCCTTCAGCGCGCCGATCGCGCCAGTGATCGCCGAATGCATGTCCGACAACGTCGCCGCAATCACGCGCGCTGCGAAGGTGCTCGCGTTCAGCTCGTGGTCCGCGTGCAGGATCAGCGCAACATCCAGTGCCTTCGTTGCGGTCTCGCTCGGCTTCTCGCCGTTGAGCATCCAGAGGAAGTTCGCCGCATGGCTCAGCGACGTGTCGGGCAGAATCAGTTCCTTGCCCTTGCGGATGCGGTCGAACATCGCCACAATCATCGCGATCTGCGCAGTCAGGCGGAAGCTCTTGCGCACGTTCGCGGTGTGGAAGACCGACTTCTCATCCGGGTCGTAGATCGAGAGCAGCGACACCGCCGTGCGCAGCACCTCCATCGGAGCGGCGGTCTTCGGCACGCTGCGCAGGAACTCGATGACGTCGTCAGGAATCTGGCGTGCGGCCGCGAGCTGGTGCGAGAAATCCTTCAGCTCCGCCGTCGTCGGCAGCGCTGCATTCCACAGCAAAAAGGTGATCTCTTCGAAGTTCGACTTCTGAGCCAGCTCATGGATGTCGATACCGCGATACGAGAGAATGCCCTTCGCGCCGTCGATGAAACAAATCGACGACTCGTTGGCGATGACGTCTTGCAAGCCCTTAGCCATAACGAAATACGCTCCCTACGTGGCTTATTCCACGCAACGAGAAAATTATCGACACAGGCTATAAGCTTTGTCACTCACATCGCCCGATTATCGTTCACGATGTGCGGGTTTTGCTTATCGCGGGATAAATCTTTTCACTACCTGCGGCAGCCCCTTGCCTTCGAGCGCATCGGCCATCGCCACGGCGGTGCCCGGCGCGAGCAAGATGCCGTTCCGGAAATGTCCGCCGGCGATCCACTGCTGCGGCTTGCCCGGAAGCCCACCGATCACGGGCAGCAGGTCACTCGCAGTTGGCCGAAGCCCCGACCACACCTCGATCACTTCAGCATCACGTACCGCCGGCACAAGCTCTGAAGCCTGCTGCAACTGCCGCTTGATGGTCGCCTCATCGATGGTCGTATCAAAACCGACATCCTCCACGGTGGCACCGACGAGCGCTGTCCCGGCTTGCTCCCCGAAGTGCCGCGGAGCAATGTACATTGCCGCACTCCGATGAACGTCTTCCAGTGCGAGCCGCACACGCAACATCTGCCCCTTGCTCGGCTTGATCGCCGGAGCGCCTGCATACCAGGCGCCCGCAGCATGAACGATGCTCCTGGCAGAGATCGCGCCGCCGTCCGCGTCAAAGACACGAACCGCATCTGCATCATCCTCGACGCGAACGACGCGCGCACCACGAACGACGGTCACCCCGCTCTGCGGCACAGCCTGCTCGAGCGCGCGCATCAGCTCACGCGGATTCAACGACTGCTCCGCCAGTTCGATCACCCGATCATCATCGGTCCACTGCCGTGTGCGCTGTGTTTGAAACGGCACACACAAGCCCGAAAGCCCTTCCACGCGAGCGATGAACTCGTCATAGAGTCCTCGGCTCCAGCGTGAAAAATCATGCAGCGCTGTAGGGTTGTGCGGGTCATCGACCGCGAGCATGCCCGCAGCAGCCCACGAGGCCTGCCCTTCAGCACGCGTCGCCGACTGCTCGAGGACAACGACCTTCGCGCCGCGCCGTTGAAGCTCCAGCGCAAGCGAAAGCCCTATGATGCCCCCTCCGCAAATCACGATGTCCGTGGAGGCTGGCATCGCGGAAGATAGTTTTGGCATCACAGTAAACTCCGAACGAAATCCGTATCACTACAATTCTAGTTCGAGAGATTGAAACCTTCTGTTGCCCGGGAACGTTCCAAGGAGTGATCCTCCGGCCACACCATCCACCGCCGATCACATAGAAGGAGATCGTATGAACGAAGTTCGTGAAACCGTCGTGGAGCAGCGCACCCCGGGTTGGCTGGCGCCTGTTGCTGTTCTGGGTCTTGTCCTCGGGCTGGGCGCACTCATCTTCGCGCTCGTCGTACAGAACAAGCTCACCACGACCGAGCAGCAGGTTGCGGAAGCTAACAAAATCAATGCGTCCCTGCAGGAGAAGCTCGAAGACACCAACGCTCGCCTGAAGGCGCAGGGACAAGCTCTCGGCCAGTCGATGGGCCTTACTCAGAAGCAGCTTGAGGACAAGTCCGAACAGCTGCTGGCAGCGCAGAAAGCAAACTCCGCCGTGACGCAGAAGCTTGCGCATGACCAGGAGCAGACCGCCAAGGAAGTCGGAGCAGTGAAGACCGACGTCACCGCCGTGAAGACGGACGTGGGCGGCGTGAAGAACGACGTTGCGACGACGCAAGCGGACCTCGCCAACACCAAAACGCAGCTCACGCGCGTCGTCGGCGACCAGGGCGTAATGAGCGGACTCATCGCCACCAACCACGATGAACTCGAAGAGCTGAAGCGCCTGAATCAGCGCAACTACTACGAGTTCACGCTGCAGAAGGGTGGCCCGCTGCAACTCGTCGGCACCATCAAGCTTCAGCTCAAGAAGGTGGACGCGAAGAAGTCGAAGTTCACCCTCAACGTAAGCTCCGACGACAAGATCATCGAGAAGAAGGACAAGAACCTCGACGAGCCGATCCAGTTCTACTCCGGCAAGTCGCCGATGCTCTACGAGATCGTCGTGAACAGCGTGGGCAAGAACAGCGTCAGCGGCTACCTCAGCACGCCGAAGAACGCGCCGACGCCGATGAATGTTCCTTAGTCCCTCAACAGCCGATAAACGAAAGCCACGCCGTCATCGTACGGCGTGGCTTTTTGCTGCGCGTATGCTGGTTGTAACACTCTGCTCAAGCAGATGATTTTTCAGGAGTCCCACAATTCTTACGATGCAACGTCGATGGATTGCCCTTGCCTCTTGCGCGCTGTTTGCCGCGCCCGCCTTCGCGCAGCAACAGCCTATTCGCATCACTGCGGACTTCACCGACACCTCGCGTCATCTGTATCACGCTGAAGTCGATCTGCCCGTGAAGCCTGGCCCGAACACCTTCGTCACACCGAAGTGGATCCCCGGCAACCATCGCCCCACCGGCCCGGTTGAAAACATCACCGGCGTCGTCTTCACGGCGAACGGCAAGGTGCTGCCGTGGCGCCGCGATGATGTGGACCTCTACGAGTTCCACGTTGACGTCCCTGCCGGCGTTACATCGATCCACGCGCACCTCGACTGCATTGAAGGCGAGCATCTCTCCGATCGCCTCGCCATGCTCGAGTGGGAAAAGCTGCTGCTCTACCCCGCGCACAAGCCCGTCCGTGAGATCGCCATCCAGCCGACCATCGTTGTCCCCGCAGGCTGGGGCGTAGGCACCGCGCTCGTACCGGTCAAGCCCTTCGACGCAAACACCAAGCCCGGCGGCACCATTGAGTATCAGCCGACGAACGTCGAGCAGCTTGAAGACTCGCCCGTTCTCGCTGGCAAATACTTCCACGAGTACACGCTCGCGCCCGACGTGCAGCCCGCGCACTTCCTCGATGTAGCTTCGGACGAGCCGAACGATTTCAACCTGCCGCCCGCGACCGTCACGGCTGTCTCCAACCTCGTGCGCGAAGCAACTACCGCCTATGGTTCGCACCACTACAACCAGTACCACT
Above is a genomic segment from Granulicella cerasi containing:
- a CDS encoding citrate synthase; translated protein: MAKGLQDVIANESSICFIDGAKGILSYRGIDIHELAQKSNFEEITFLLWNAALPTTAELKDFSHQLAAARQIPDDVIEFLRSVPKTAAPMEVLRTAVSLLSIYDPDEKSVFHTANVRKSFRLTAQIAMIVAMFDRIRKGKELILPDTSLSHAANFLWMLNGEKPSETATKALDVALILHADHELNASTFAARVIAATLSDMHSAITGAIGALKGPLHGGANEAVMHLLYDIDKAGEDPVEHVKHMLENKEKISGFGHRVYTTEDPRATHLRRMSEDLGKDANPKWYEMSRKIELFVKEEKKLNANVDFYSASTYTTLGIDIDLFTPIFAVSRIAGWCAHVIEQHDDNRLIRPRADYTGPAYPAPYVEIKSRQSQAKEWPPKPSA
- a CDS encoding cysteine desulfurase family protein, which codes for MKAIYLDANATTPVAPEVLEAMLPYFAERSGNPSAAHAAGQRARSAVERAREQVARLLQATAKEIVFTSGGTESDNLALRGVLDPFLERNEPAHLVTTQIEHHAVLYAAEALEKRGVAVTYVAPKADGSVLAEDVAAAMRPETKLVSIMLANNETGVVQPVGKIARLAKERGVLVHTDAVQAAGKLSLDMSGEFKNVDLLSISGHKLYAPQGTGALFVRKGVQLAAVQHGGPQERQRRAGTENVPGIVALGKAAELAAVWLAGEGAAQLAALRDRLEQGIVATLSDVQINGVDARRVANTTNLRFGLMDAESLLIALDMQGIAASFGSACMSGATEPSHVLLAMGMEPKQARASLRFSLTRDAVDADVDEAVQRIVAVARRMSALG
- a CDS encoding FAD-dependent oxidoreductase codes for the protein MPKLSSAMPASTDIVICGGGIIGLSLALELQRRGAKVVVLEQSATRAEGQASWAAAGMLAVDDPHNPTALHDFSRWSRGLYDEFIARVEGLSGLCVPFQTQRTRQWTDDDRVIELAEQSLNPRELMRALEQAVPQSGVTVVRGARVVRVEDDADAVRVFDADGGAISARSIVHAAGAWYAGAPAIKPSKGQMLRVRLALEDVHRSAAMYIAPRHFGEQAGTALVGATVEDVGFDTTIDEATIKRQLQQASELVPAVRDAEVIEVWSGLRPTASDLLPVIGGLPGKPQQWIAGGHFRNGILLAPGTAVAMADALEGKGLPQVVKRFIPR